The Candidatus Arthromitus sp. SFB-mouse-Japan genome includes a region encoding these proteins:
- a CDS encoding VOC family protein → MVKPFITFKGDANEAINFYEKVFNGTDKKVMHYGDMPSNSEFPVDESKKNWVLHGTLNICGSEVMFSDTDESLHDKNTFVPSCMISIAVDFNSEEEIRIAYEKLKEEGHVMMELSPQFFAGLYAWVSDKFGVTWQMTYHTH, encoded by the coding sequence ATGGTTAAACCTTTTATTACATTTAAGGGAGATGCAAATGAGGCTATTAACTTTTATGAAAAAGTATTTAATGGAACAGATAAGAAGGTAATGCATTACGGAGATATGCCAAGTAATTCTGAATTTCCAGTAGATGAAAGTAAGAAAAATTGGGTACTTCATGGAACACTTAATATTTGTGGATCAGAGGTTATGTTTTCTGATACAGATGAGAGTTTACATGATAAAAATACTTTTGTACCATCTTGCATGATCTCTATTGCTGTTGATTTTAATAGTGAAGAAGAAATACGTATAGCTTATGAAAAGCTTAAAGAAGAGGGACATGTTATGATGGAACTTTCCCCTCAGTTTTTTGCAGGGCTTTATGCTTGGGTTTCTGATAAATTTGGGGTGACTTGGCAAATGACATATCATACTCATTAA
- a CDS encoding PadR family transcriptional regulator: MEDITEMLKGILEGCILEIINRKNTYGYEITRKLNEFGFKDVVEGTVYTILIRFEKNKLVDIQKKRSELGPPRKIYSLNDKGRKELRVFWKKWEFLSSKINELGENKNYE; this comes from the coding sequence ATGGAAGATATAACCGAAATGCTAAAAGGTATTTTAGAAGGTTGTATTCTTGAGATTATTAATCGGAAGAACACTTATGGATACGAAATTACTCGTAAGCTTAATGAATTTGGATTCAAAGACGTTGTTGAAGGGACTGTTTACACTATTTTGATTAGATTTGAGAAAAATAAATTAGTGGATATTCAAAAAAAACGGTCTGAACTCGGACCACCACGAAAAATTTATTCGCTTAATGATAAAGGGCGTAAGGAGTTACGAGTGTTTTGGAAAAAATGGGAGTTTTTGTCATCAAAAATAAATGAATTGGGGGAAAATAAAAATTACGAATAA
- a CDS encoding restriction endonuclease subunit S: MIDGWRITSISNICKINQSTYSILDKWEFVNYLDTSSIVENNIDSIQHFIIGKDKLPSRARRKVNVDDILYSTVRPNQRHYGIMKDVLTNMLVSTGFAVITTDKLVADSNFIYYYLTQNDIVNLLHSIAEQSVSTYPSIKPSDIGKLKIILPPLEEQQKIGQLLKILDDKIELNKKINKTLEEMAKAIFKSWFVDFEPWGGKMPDDWKEVKLGDIANITTGKRPKLRMSTVSMEAYIPIIGASSVMGFTSDTLYNEKILITGRVGTHGVIQRFCSPCWPSDNTLVIKTEYYEFVYQQLCIVKFYNMNRGSTQPLITQTDMRNIPIILPNYEFLKIFEVLIGQLMDLYDHNIFESTNLSSIRDTLLPKLMSGEIRVK; this comes from the coding sequence ATGATAGATGGGTGGAGAATTACATCTATATCTAATATTTGTAAAATTAATCAGAGTACATATTCTATTCTAGATAAATGGGAATTTGTTAATTATCTAGATACAAGCAGTATAGTAGAAAATAATATTGATAGTATTCAACATTTTATAATTGGTAAAGATAAATTACCGAGTAGAGCACGGAGAAAAGTTAATGTTGATGATATTTTATATTCAACAGTACGTCCGAATCAAAGGCATTATGGTATCATGAAAGATGTATTAACTAATATGCTTGTGTCTACTGGATTTGCGGTAATTACTACAGACAAGTTAGTTGCTGATAGTAATTTTATTTATTATTATTTAACTCAAAATGATATAGTAAATTTATTACATAGTATTGCAGAACAAAGTGTATCTACGTATCCATCGATAAAACCATCAGATATAGGTAAGTTAAAAATTATTTTACCACCGTTAGAAGAGCAACAAAAAATTGGACAACTACTTAAGATTTTAGATGACAAAATCGAACTCAACAAGAAAATAAATAAAACTTTGGAGGAAATGGCGAAGGCGATTTTTAAATCTTGGTTTGTGGACTTTGAACCTTGGGGCGGTAAGATGCCAGATGATTGGAAAGAAGTAAAACTTGGTGATATTGCAAACATTACTACTGGTAAACGACCTAAGTTACGTATGTCTACAGTATCTATGGAAGCTTATATACCTATTATTGGGGCGAGTTCTGTGATGGGATTTACTAGTGATACTCTTTATAATGAAAAGATTTTAATAACTGGTCGGGTTGGTACTCATGGAGTTATACAGAGATTTTGTTCTCCTTGTTGGCCGTCTGATAATACATTAGTTATAAAAACTGAATATTATGAATTTGTATATCAACAATTATGTATTGTAAAATTTTATAATATGAATAGAGGTTCTACTCAACCATTAATAACGCAAACAGATATGAGGAATATACCAATTATATTACCAAATTACGAATTTTTAAAAATATTTGAGGTATTAATTGGACAATTAATGGATTTATATGATCATAATATTTTTGAATCAACTAATCTCTCTTCAATTCGTGATACATTACTTCCAAAATTAATGTCTGGAGAGATCAGAGTTAAATAG
- a CDS encoding DHHW family protein has protein sequence MESLTSGKFNDEFSSYLEDHFPFRNNFITLKSSFEFLIGRRDINNIYIAKNNYLIETFKDINLNIINNNLNLINDLSTNYKISLMIIPTSTEILKDYLPPYSVNVDQVKLLKYIENALNNNIKFINPIEIFNLHKNEYIYYKTDHHYTTLGAYYSYLKFCEENIITPLNKDNFLIKRVSNTFLGSLFSKVNLIGITPDEVYIFRSKQKNDLTVDYVTKKSTSLYNFSYLNNARDHYNIFLDNNHPLIKITTSIHNNKKLCIIKDSYANSFIPFLVNHFEEIHVLDLRFYTKNIINYLKENNLEEILIYYNIKNFCEDKNFIFIKQN, from the coding sequence ATGGAATCACTTACATCTGGAAAATTTAATGATGAATTTTCTTCTTACCTTGAAGACCATTTTCCTTTTAGAAATAACTTCATAACTTTAAAGTCATCATTTGAATTTTTAATAGGTCGAAGAGATATAAATAACATTTACATCGCAAAAAATAATTACTTAATAGAAACTTTCAAAGATATCAATTTAAATATAATTAATAATAACTTAAACTTAATAAATGATTTATCTACAAACTATAAAATTAGTTTAATGATAATACCAACTTCTACAGAAATATTAAAAGATTATCTTCCTCCATATTCAGTAAATGTAGATCAGGTTAAACTGTTAAAATACATAGAAAATGCATTAAATAATAATATTAAATTTATAAATCCAATTGAGATATTTAACTTACATAAAAATGAATATATCTACTATAAAACAGATCATCATTACACAACTCTCGGAGCTTATTACTCCTATTTAAAATTTTGCGAAGAAAATATCATTACCCCACTTAACAAAGATAATTTTTTAATTAAAAGGGTGTCTAATACATTTCTTGGATCATTATTCTCTAAAGTTAACCTAATTGGCATTACTCCAGACGAAGTATACATTTTCCGAAGTAAACAAAAAAATGATTTAACAGTTGACTATGTTACTAAAAAGTCAACTTCTCTTTATAACTTTTCATATTTAAATAACGCTAGAGATCACTATAATATATTTCTTGATAACAATCATCCCTTAATTAAAATAACTACATCTATTCATAACAATAAAAAATTGTGTATAATAAAAGACTCTTATGCTAACTCTTTTATACCTTTTTTAGTAAATCACTTTGAGGAAATACACGTATTAGATTTAAGGTTTTACACAAAAAATATAATTAACTATCTTAAGGAAAATAATTTAGAAGAGATTCTAATCTACTACAATATAAAAAACTTTTGTGAAGATAAGAATTTTATATTTATAAAACAAAATTAA
- a CDS encoding DUF1189 family protein, which produces MKKEDSFLSTLRIAMFDFKKYTVFLGMKPSKVILNRFIFVLLISVFYFMSFHKNIKQVEEFNNNKQEIFEDISYSNGVLNIKNSPVIFKSNVFRENNFLLIGDTRDEFNINDFSDYSYHRDAIVLTKDYVIIKNGLREITLKYSDLVSFGVIPKDIVVNKEMFFSSFDIVVRVLKYVSYIIFPLSRVFDYFLYGFIISLFAFICGYIIRFRASFGSIYKMILFAQTIPYLIISVFDIITELNGIKVMFPLHILELLTLFIFLRSVYLIKKDALMKYLKK; this is translated from the coding sequence ATGAAAAAAGAAGATAGTTTTTTAAGTACTCTACGTATTGCCATGTTTGATTTTAAGAAATATACAGTTTTTTTGGGTATGAAACCTTCTAAGGTAATTTTAAATAGATTTATATTTGTTTTACTTATAAGTGTGTTTTATTTCATGTCTTTTCATAAGAATATAAAGCAGGTTGAGGAATTTAATAATAATAAGCAGGAGATATTTGAAGATATTAGCTATTCAAACGGAGTTTTAAATATAAAGAATTCACCTGTAATTTTTAAATCAAATGTATTTAGGGAAAATAATTTTCTTTTAATTGGAGATACAAGAGATGAATTTAATATAAATGACTTTAGTGATTATAGTTATCATAGAGATGCTATAGTACTTACGAAGGATTATGTTATAATCAAAAATGGGCTTAGAGAAATTACGTTAAAATATTCAGACCTCGTATCTTTTGGAGTGATACCAAAAGATATCGTTGTAAATAAGGAAATGTTTTTTAGTTCATTTGATATTGTTGTTAGGGTTTTAAAATACGTATCGTATATAATTTTTCCTTTAAGCAGGGTTTTTGATTATTTCTTATACGGGTTTATTATTTCATTATTTGCTTTTATATGTGGGTATATAATAAGATTCAGAGCAAGTTTTGGTAGTATTTATAAAATGATTTTATTTGCACAAACAATACCTTATTTAATTATTTCTGTTTTTGATATAATTACTGAGCTTAATGGAATTAAAGTTATGTTTCCACTACATATTTTGGAGCTATTAACCTTGTTTATATTTTTAAGGAGTGTATATTTAATAAAGAAAGATGCATTGATGAAGTATCTTAAAAAATGA
- a CDS encoding DUF1048 domain-containing protein, producing MYKQQMQRVKDLPENYQYVFKKIQNHMWQFVAAPDYDMMEVHYGLIDLFEEGASNGKSILEVTGEDVAAFVDELLKNTRTYTDDWRTKLNNEIKNKIGIDKNTKK from the coding sequence GTGTATAAACAACAGATGCAACGTGTTAAGGATTTACCTGAGAATTATCAGTATGTATTTAAGAAAATTCAAAACCATATGTGGCAGTTTGTAGCAGCTCCTGATTATGATATGATGGAGGTTCATTATGGATTGATCGATTTGTTTGAGGAAGGAGCGTCTAATGGTAAATCTATTTTGGAAGTAACTGGTGAAGATGTTGCCGCATTTGTAGATGAACTTTTGAAAAATACTAGAACATATACAGATGATTGGAGGACTAAATTAAATAATGAGATAAAAAATAAAATTGGAATCGATAAAAACACAAAAAAGTAG
- a CDS encoding type I restriction-modification system subunit M: protein MSVKKNNTASISFEQQIWSAADILRGNMDAAEYKHVVLGLIFLKYISDSFERRYQELLRDDDDVEDKDAYTEVNVFFVPPEARWSVIQASAHKEEIGIVIDNAMRAIEKENRRLKDILPKNYSREELDKRRLGNVVDLFTNIHMIDHGRDKDILGRTYEYCLSKFAEQEGKRAGEFYTPSCIVRTLVEILEPFNGRVYDPCCGSGGMFVQSAKFVEHHSGNINNLSIFGQDSNPTTRKMAIMNLAIRGIEGDIGPHSADTFYNDLHKTLKADFILSNPPFNLSNWNDGSLNDDVRWSYGLPPSGNANFSWLQHMIHHLSPRGKIGMVLANGSLSSKSGGEGDIRKGIIEDDLVEGIVAMPSQLFYTTQIPVSLWIINRDKSQKGKTLFIDARDMGKMVNRKLREMTEEDIKKISDTFRAFEEGTLEDVKGFCAVATTEKISKEDYILTPGRYVGIKDREDDSEGFDDKMKRLTGELREMFNKSHELEEEIRKRLGSIGYEI, encoded by the coding sequence ATGAGTGTAAAGAAAAATAATACGGCATCGATTAGTTTTGAGCAGCAGATTTGGTCTGCTGCTGATATTTTAAGAGGTAATATGGATGCAGCAGAATACAAGCACGTTGTTCTCGGGCTTATATTCCTTAAGTACATATCTGATAGTTTTGAGAGAAGATATCAGGAATTATTAAGAGATGATGATGATGTTGAAGATAAGGATGCTTATACTGAAGTTAATGTATTCTTTGTTCCTCCTGAGGCAAGGTGGAGCGTAATACAAGCCTCTGCTCACAAAGAGGAAATAGGTATTGTAATAGATAATGCCATGAGAGCAATTGAGAAAGAGAATAGGAGATTAAAGGATATTCTTCCCAAAAATTATTCAAGAGAGGAACTTGATAAACGCCGTCTTGGGAATGTTGTTGACTTATTTACAAATATTCATATGATAGATCATGGACGGGACAAGGATATATTAGGGAGAACATATGAGTATTGCCTTTCTAAATTTGCAGAGCAAGAAGGAAAGAGAGCTGGAGAATTTTATACCCCTTCTTGTATTGTTAGAACGCTCGTTGAAATATTAGAGCCATTTAATGGTAGAGTATATGATCCATGTTGTGGTTCTGGGGGAATGTTTGTGCAGTCTGCAAAGTTTGTTGAGCATCATTCAGGGAATATAAATAATTTATCAATATTTGGTCAGGATTCAAATCCAACGACTCGTAAAATGGCAATTATGAATCTTGCAATTAGGGGTATAGAAGGGGACATTGGACCTCATAGTGCGGATACATTTTATAATGATTTACATAAAACGCTTAAGGCAGATTTTATATTATCAAATCCACCATTTAATCTTTCAAATTGGAATGATGGAAGTTTGAATGATGATGTTAGATGGTCTTATGGTTTGCCACCGTCTGGGAATGCAAACTTTTCTTGGCTTCAGCATATGATTCACCATCTTTCACCAAGAGGTAAGATCGGAATGGTTTTAGCAAACGGTTCTCTCTCATCTAAAAGTGGAGGCGAGGGGGATATTCGAAAAGGCATAATTGAAGATGATCTTGTTGAAGGGATTGTTGCTATGCCGAGTCAATTATTTTATACAACTCAGATTCCTGTGTCATTATGGATTATAAATAGGGATAAAAGTCAAAAGGGTAAAACTTTATTTATAGATGCAAGAGATATGGGAAAGATGGTAAATAGGAAATTAAGAGAGATGACAGAAGAAGATATTAAAAAGATTTCTGATACATTTCGTGCGTTTGAGGAAGGGACGCTTGAAGATGTGAAAGGTTTCTGTGCAGTTGCAACAACTGAGAAGATATCAAAAGAGGATTATATTTTAACTCCTGGAAGATATGTTGGAATAAAAGATAGAGAAGATGATTCTGAAGGATTTGATGATAAGATGAAGAGACTCACTGGGGAACTTCGAGAGATGTTTAATAAATCTCATGAACTTGAAGAAGAGATTCGAAAAAGACTTGGGAGTATAGGATATGAAATATAA
- a CDS encoding type I restriction endonuclease subunit R has protein sequence MSYTEANYENALIEVFRDTLSYNYLYGPDISRDYSDAIYMDELTPSLKRINKDIPQSAINECINKLRNIEGGTLLDKNRIFMNYLQNGVSVNCFNNGNQESYLVKLADYNCLEKNTFTIVNQWTIVENSEKRPDLILFLNGIPIVVFELKSPSREETSVSEAYNQLRNYMYEIPSLFNYNAFLVMSDLAVSKAGTITSSEDRFMEWKTKDGSYENTSYAQFDTFIEGMFDKARLLDIIKNFICFSENSKIFSAYHQYFAVRKAIKSTLNALESDGKAGVFWHTQGSGKSLSMLFYAHLLCETINSPTILVLTDRNDLDDQLFSQFSKCKDFLYQVPNKAESREHLKKLLAGREANGIIFSTIQKFEESTEPLSERKNIIIMADEAHRGQYGLDEKVDKNTGRISFGIARIIRDNFPNATYIGFTGTPISLKDRSTIEVFGNYIDIYDMTQAVEDGATRPVYYESRVIKLNLDNSILEMIDKEYEILSNNAEIHAIEKSKKELGRLESILGADQTIDSLTRDIVMHYEENRQYELTGKAMIVAYSRPIAMKIYHKILELKPEWEEKVYVVMTSGNNDPEDWRKIIGNKRYKDELAKKFKDNGSSFKIAIVVDMWLTGFDVPSLATMYIYKPMSGHNLMQAIARVNRVYKNKEGGLIVDYIGIAGALKKAMSDYTKRDKVNYGESDISKIAYPKFIEKLEVCRALLHGFDYSSFMLKSLTDLTRAKLISGGVNFLSDPSRKEDKKFYIKESLLLRQSVSLCRSILTKDQRLESAYFEALRTLLTRITGENKPLSLKDINKHINDLLKESIKSDGIINLFSDIDIGVSIFDEKFLEEVSNMKEKNLAVEMLKKLLNEQISVYKRNNIVKSQKFSEMLNKAMRLYINGMITNEEIIEELLKMARDISRSSEEAESLGLSDEEMAFYDALTRPEAIKDFYTNQELVALTRMLTDSLRRSRTIDWQKKDTARAKMRRMVRKLLKDYDYPPKGLEDAVATVLSQCEIWADFGEESYRV, from the coding sequence ATGTCATACACAGAAGCGAATTATGAAAATGCTTTGATTGAGGTTTTCAGAGATACTCTTTCTTATAATTATTTATACGGACCAGATATAAGCCGTGATTATTCAGATGCTATTTATATGGATGAGCTTACACCATCTCTTAAGAGAATAAACAAAGACATCCCACAATCTGCAATTAATGAATGCATAAATAAACTAAGAAACATTGAAGGTGGAACCTTACTTGATAAAAATAGAATATTTATGAATTATCTACAAAATGGAGTGAGCGTCAACTGTTTTAATAACGGAAATCAGGAAAGCTATTTAGTTAAGCTTGCCGATTATAACTGCCTAGAGAAAAATACCTTCACAATAGTTAATCAGTGGACAATTGTTGAAAATAGTGAGAAGAGACCAGACCTTATTTTATTTTTAAATGGTATTCCTATTGTGGTATTTGAGCTTAAGTCTCCAAGTCGTGAAGAGACAAGCGTGTCAGAAGCATATAATCAGCTCAGAAATTATATGTACGAGATACCTTCTCTTTTTAATTACAATGCTTTTTTAGTTATGAGTGATCTTGCAGTATCAAAGGCTGGAACTATAACAAGTAGTGAAGATAGATTCATGGAGTGGAAAACTAAGGATGGAAGCTATGAAAATACCTCTTATGCTCAGTTTGATACTTTTATTGAAGGAATGTTTGATAAAGCTCGCCTACTTGATATCATCAAAAATTTTATATGCTTTTCTGAAAATTCAAAAATATTTTCAGCCTATCATCAATATTTCGCTGTTAGAAAAGCTATTAAATCGACTCTTAATGCTTTAGAAAGCGATGGAAAAGCTGGAGTATTTTGGCACACACAAGGGAGTGGTAAATCCCTATCTATGCTATTTTATGCTCATCTTCTTTGTGAAACCATAAATTCTCCAACTATACTTGTACTTACAGATAGAAATGATTTAGATGATCAACTCTTCTCTCAGTTTTCTAAATGTAAAGATTTTCTTTATCAAGTTCCAAATAAGGCAGAAAGCCGTGAGCATTTGAAAAAACTTCTTGCTGGAAGAGAGGCAAATGGAATCATTTTTTCAACAATTCAAAAGTTTGAGGAAAGTACAGAGCCTCTATCAGAGAGAAAAAATATTATAATCATGGCAGATGAGGCCCATAGGGGACAGTATGGATTAGATGAGAAAGTTGATAAAAATACAGGGCGTATAAGTTTTGGTATAGCTAGAATAATACGAGATAATTTCCCTAACGCAACATATATAGGTTTCACAGGAACTCCGATTTCATTAAAAGATAGATCTACAATTGAGGTGTTTGGAAATTATATTGATATATATGATATGACTCAAGCTGTAGAAGATGGAGCAACTCGCCCAGTTTATTATGAAAGCCGTGTAATTAAATTGAATTTGGATAACTCTATATTGGAGATGATAGATAAAGAGTATGAAATTTTATCTAATAACGCTGAGATTCATGCAATTGAGAAGAGTAAAAAAGAACTTGGAAGATTAGAGAGTATACTTGGAGCAGATCAAACTATAGACTCTTTAACTAGAGATATCGTAATGCACTATGAAGAAAACAGACAGTATGAATTAACAGGTAAAGCAATGATAGTTGCATATTCTCGCCCTATTGCTATGAAAATTTATCATAAAATTTTAGAATTAAAGCCTGAATGGGAAGAAAAAGTATATGTTGTTATGACTTCAGGAAATAACGATCCAGAAGATTGGAGAAAAATAATAGGAAATAAACGTTATAAGGATGAACTAGCCAAAAAATTTAAGGATAATGGATCTTCATTTAAAATAGCAATTGTTGTTGATATGTGGCTTACTGGATTTGATGTTCCATCTCTTGCAACTATGTATATATATAAACCTATGAGTGGTCATAATTTAATGCAGGCTATAGCTAGAGTTAATAGAGTTTATAAAAATAAAGAGGGCGGACTTATAGTTGATTATATTGGAATTGCAGGAGCTTTGAAAAAGGCGATGAGCGATTACACAAAGAGAGATAAGGTAAATTATGGGGAGAGTGATATCTCAAAAATTGCTTATCCAAAGTTTATAGAAAAACTTGAGGTATGTCGTGCTCTTTTGCATGGGTTTGATTATTCCTCATTTATGCTTAAATCATTAACAGATCTTACGCGTGCAAAACTTATAAGTGGAGGCGTTAACTTTCTATCAGATCCATCAAGAAAGGAGGATAAAAAATTCTATATAAAAGAGTCGCTTCTCTTGCGTCAATCTGTTTCACTTTGTCGCTCTATTTTAACTAAGGATCAAAGACTTGAATCTGCATATTTTGAAGCACTTCGTACACTACTTACACGCATAACAGGAGAAAATAAACCTCTTTCTTTAAAAGATATAAATAAGCATATTAATGACTTATTAAAAGAGAGTATAAAAAGTGATGGTATTATAAATTTATTTTCTGATATTGATATTGGGGTTTCTATATTTGATGAAAAATTTTTAGAAGAAGTTTCAAATATGAAAGAGAAGAATTTGGCAGTTGAAATGTTAAAGAAACTTTTAAATGAACAGATTTCAGTATATAAAAGGAATAATATTGTTAAATCACAAAAATTTTCGGAAATGTTAAATAAGGCTATGAGGTTATATATAAATGGAATGATCACAAATGAAGAGATAATAGAAGAGCTATTAAAGATGGCACGAGATATATCACGCTCCTCAGAAGAGGCAGAATCACTTGGACTTAGTGATGAGGAGATGGCATTTTATGATGCACTAACTCGACCAGAGGCTATAAAAGATTTTTACACAAATCAAGAACTTGTAGCACTCACTCGTATGCTTACAGACAGCTTAAGAAGAAGTAGAACTATAGATTGGCAGAAAAAGGATACTGCGAGAGCAAAAATGCGTAGAATGGTTAGAAAACTTTTAAAAGACTATGATTATCCACCAAAAGGTTTAGAGGATGCCGTGGCAACAGTATTATCTCAATGCGAAATTTGGGCAGATTTTGGAGAAGAAAGTTATAGAGTTTAA
- a CDS encoding chromate transporter — MGINFMLLSVFFKIGLFTFGGGYAMIPLIKEYILKYSWATNNELLEFIAISESTPGPFAINISTFIGFRNSRIIGAIFSTLGVVLPSFIIIILVSKFINKFKNNIYLESTLKNIRPVILSLLIYSVINIASKSLFSSSGIDKINLILFLILLLFNLKFKLSPLKIILLSGILGVIFLK; from the coding sequence ATGGGAATAAATTTTATGCTTCTTTCTGTATTCTTTAAAATTGGTCTCTTTACATTCGGTGGTGGGTATGCAATGATACCTCTAATTAAAGAATACATACTTAAATATTCTTGGGCAACTAACAATGAACTCCTAGAATTCATCGCAATATCAGAATCAACCCCGGGACCTTTCGCAATTAATATAAGTACATTCATTGGTTTCAGAAATTCTAGAATAATAGGTGCTATATTCTCAACGCTTGGAGTAGTTCTTCCATCTTTTATAATAATTATCCTTGTATCAAAATTCATAAACAAATTTAAAAATAACATTTATCTTGAAAGCACTCTAAAAAATATAAGACCTGTAATACTTTCACTCTTAATTTATTCCGTTATAAATATTGCAAGTAAATCACTTTTTTCATCATCAGGAATAGATAAAATAAATCTAATATTATTTTTGATCTTGCTCCTATTTAATTTAAAATTTAAACTATCACCTCTAAAAATAATTTTGCTATCAGGAATACTTGGAGTAATTTTTTTAAAATAA
- a CDS encoding chromate transporter, producing MLPFIEKEITEKNKFITQDELLDIFSISECTPGPVSINCATFIGYKLCGFIGATVSTLGIVLPSFIIILLISFFLDYFKEIRIISGFLSGIKIGVIVMLAFTVLKMNKKSKKTKYYYPIMVLVLLLCFFTPISSITILIISIIINILIIRFRGKI from the coding sequence ATGTTACCATTTATCGAAAAAGAAATAACTGAGAAAAACAAATTTATAACTCAAGATGAGCTGCTTGATATATTTTCAATTTCTGAATGCACACCAGGACCTGTATCTATAAATTGTGCGACATTTATTGGTTACAAACTTTGTGGTTTTATTGGTGCAACTGTATCAACTCTTGGCATAGTTCTTCCATCCTTTATAATAATACTCTTGATATCATTTTTCTTAGATTACTTTAAAGAAATTAGAATAATATCTGGTTTTCTTAGCGGTATAAAAATAGGAGTTATAGTTATGCTCGCATTTACAGTATTAAAGATGAACAAAAAATCTAAAAAAACTAAATACTATTATCCAATAATGGTACTTGTACTTTTGTTATGTTTCTTTACTCCTATAAGTTCAATTACAATTTTAATTATATCTATCATTATAAACATTTTAATAATTAGATTTAGAGGGAAGATTTAA